In Oceanivirga salmonicida, one DNA window encodes the following:
- a CDS encoding GrdB-related putative oxidoreductase: MRVVLFFDQIQAGAGGKERPNVPLAVEKGGIGAYLTFSTYLTNANVIATTYCGTSYFDENKEEVKIKMIGLLKKVKADIILCGPCYNYEPFAKMATEMAKEVKDKLPECKSIVMCSKENEEIINKYKNELIMLKMPKKGGVGLSESFRHLAEVMEVLGNNENHEKIKKYMF, translated from the coding sequence ATGAGAGTAGTACTATTTTTTGATCAAATACAAGCTGGTGCAGGAGGAAAAGAACGACCTAATGTACCTTTGGCGGTAGAAAAAGGTGGAATAGGTGCTTATTTAACATTTAGTACATATTTAACTAACGCAAATGTGATAGCAACAACATATTGTGGAACTTCGTATTTTGATGAAAATAAGGAAGAAGTTAAAATAAAGATGATAGGATTACTAAAAAAAGTAAAAGCAGATATAATTTTATGTGGCCCTTGCTATAATTATGAACCTTTTGCAAAAATGGCAACTGAGATGGCAAAAGAAGTAAAAGATAAATTACCTGAATGCAAAAGTATAGTAATGTGTTCAAAAGAAAATGAAGAAATAATAAATAAATACAAAAATGAATTAATAATGTTAAAAATGCCTAAAAAAGGTGGAGTAGGATTAAGTGAATCATTTAGGCATTTAGCAGAAGTAATGGAAGTTTTGGGAAATAATGAAAATCACGAAAAAATAAAAAAGTATATGTTTTAA
- a CDS encoding N(4)-(beta-N-acetylglucosaminyl)-L-asparaginase, translated as MWGMIATWRMALEGVTKASELLDKNQFAGDAIELAIKEVENFPYYKSVGYGGLPNEKMEVELDAAYMDGTNFNFGAVCAIKDIANPISVARSLSNLTVNNVLVGDGAKEYAISQGFEGKNMLTDRAKIHYNNRLYDMKETKKLKAYDGHDTVGMVALDKNKNMVVGTSTSGLFMKKRGRVGDSPFIGSGLYVDSSVGGASATGLGEDLMKGVISYEIVRLMKEGMHPQKACEKATFDLEEKLIKFRKNVGDISVIAMNNKGEWGAASTIDNFSFVVSTPAEKNKVYRTKRIKNKMIHEIATKEWLDKYLEDRMKPLEIKS; from the coding sequence ATGTGGGGAATGATAGCAACTTGGCGTATGGCATTAGAAGGTGTTACAAAGGCAAGTGAATTATTAGATAAAAATCAATTTGCAGGAGATGCTATAGAATTAGCAATAAAAGAGGTGGAGAATTTTCCTTACTATAAATCAGTAGGTTATGGAGGACTTCCAAATGAAAAAATGGAAGTAGAACTAGATGCCGCATATATGGATGGAACTAATTTTAATTTTGGAGCAGTCTGTGCTATAAAAGATATTGCTAATCCTATTTCTGTAGCTAGATCACTTAGTAATTTAACTGTAAATAATGTTTTAGTTGGTGATGGTGCAAAAGAGTATGCTATAAGTCAAGGATTTGAAGGAAAAAACATGCTTACAGATAGAGCCAAAATACATTATAATAACAGATTATATGATATGAAAGAAACTAAAAAATTAAAAGCATATGATGGACATGATACTGTTGGTATGGTTGCATTAGATAAGAATAAAAATATGGTTGTAGGAACATCTACTAGTGGTTTATTTATGAAAAAAAGAGGTAGAGTAGGTGATTCTCCATTTATAGGTTCTGGTCTTTATGTGGATAGTAGTGTAGGTGGAGCAAGTGCAACAGGTTTAGGAGAAGACCTTATGAAAGGTGTGATATCTTATGAAATTGTTAGATTAATGAAAGAAGGTATGCATCCTCAAAAGGCTTGTGAGAAAGCAACATTTGATTTAGAAGAAAAACTAATAAAATTTCGTAAAAATGTTGGAGATATTTCAGTAATAGCTATGAATAATAAAGGTGAATGGGGAGCAGCTTCTACAATTGACAATTTCTCATTTGTTGTATCAACACCTGCTGAAAAAAATAAAGTTTATAGAACAAAAAGAATTAAAAATAAGATGATACATGAAATCGCAACTAAAGAATGGCTAGACAAATATTTAGAAGACAGAATGAAGCCTTTAGAAATAAAGAGTTAA
- a CDS encoding DUF7916 family protein, whose amino-acid sequence MMKRFLNLESSEMINLSKDELFQSIKASEGRIIVSENVVVSQPLVSSITNCEVARAFGADLILLNIFDLFNPEIAGLKKCDNPIIELKKLVGRPIGVNLEPIDLEAQMLEERAILNKGRQVSLESVKRAQELGFDFICLTGNPGTGVTTDTIAKAITLVKENFSGLILAGKMHGAGTSEDIYDKKSIIQFIEAGADVIMIPSPGTVPGSSIEKCTNIVEFIKSKGKLTLGAIGTSQESSNIETIRQIGLYNKMIGFDMHHIGDAGYCGLADFENIMELSIAVRGKRHTLKMMCSSINR is encoded by the coding sequence ATGATGAAAAGATTTTTAAATTTAGAATCAAGTGAAATGATAAATCTTAGCAAGGATGAATTATTTCAATCAATAAAAGCCAGTGAAGGAAGGATTATTGTATCTGAAAATGTTGTAGTAAGTCAACCCTTAGTATCTAGTATTACTAATTGTGAGGTTGCTAGAGCATTTGGAGCTGATTTGATTTTACTTAATATTTTTGATTTATTTAATCCCGAAATAGCAGGATTAAAAAAATGTGATAATCCTATAATAGAGTTAAAAAAATTAGTAGGAAGACCTATAGGTGTAAATTTAGAGCCTATTGATTTAGAAGCACAAATGTTAGAAGAAAGAGCTATTTTAAATAAAGGAAGGCAAGTAAGTTTAGAAAGTGTTAAGAGAGCACAAGAATTAGGTTTTGATTTTATATGCTTAACAGGAAATCCTGGAACAGGTGTTACTACTGATACAATAGCTAAAGCAATTACATTAGTTAAAGAAAATTTTAGTGGTTTAATTCTAGCGGGTAAAATGCATGGTGCAGGAACTAGTGAAGATATATACGATAAAAAATCAATTATTCAATTTATTGAAGCAGGTGCAGATGTAATAATGATACCATCACCTGGGACAGTTCCTGGAAGTAGTATAGAAAAATGTACGAATATAGTTGAATTTATAAAATCAAAAGGGAAATTAACATTAGGAGCAATAGGAACAAGTCAAGAAAGTTCTAATATAGAGACTATAAGACAAATAGGATTATATAATAAGATGATAGGTTTTGATATGCATCACATAGGGGATGCAGGGTATTGTGGGTTAGCTGATTTTGAGAATATTATGGAACTATCAATAGCAGTTAGAGGTAAAAGACATACACTTAAAATGATGTGTTCTTCAATAAATAGATAG
- a CDS encoding CPBP family intramembrane glutamic endopeptidase, whose amino-acid sequence MFFEMKGIFSKYKEEIRNFNNIVLYYLICLVLIYLYRKGISKIYTAFINYFKIFETDLVSLYSTVIDLVVVIIVVRFFLKHSFSAMGYGKENIVRKYFKGVLFGFMLFFICFSALYLMGYVNIGFSTNFNMVLLILYVFGYMIQGMAEEVALRGFFFSEISNIFGILPGMLLSSFAFSALHLGNSGMTVLAFINLVLFGIFAALIYYLTENLWFVGGLHSMWNFTQGNIFGFEVSGYVSDTSILSSSIPENNTIITGGIFGIEGSIILTFIYIVLIIISVRMILKKCEKYKFILN is encoded by the coding sequence ATGTTTTTTGAAATGAAGGGTATATTTAGTAAGTATAAAGAAGAAATACGAAATTTTAATAATATTGTACTGTATTATTTAATTTGTCTAGTTCTTATATATTTATATCGTAAAGGTATTTCAAAAATTTATACGGCATTTATAAATTATTTTAAGATTTTTGAAACAGATTTAGTATCATTATATTCAACAGTTATTGATTTAGTAGTTGTTATTATTGTAGTTAGATTCTTTTTAAAACATAGTTTTTCTGCTATGGGATATGGAAAAGAAAACATTGTTAGAAAATATTTTAAAGGTGTATTATTTGGATTTATGCTATTTTTTATTTGTTTTTCAGCATTATATTTAATGGGGTATGTGAATATAGGATTTTCAACTAATTTTAATATGGTATTATTAATATTATATGTTTTTGGTTATATGATACAAGGTATGGCTGAAGAAGTAGCATTAAGAGGATTTTTCTTTTCAGAAATTTCAAATATATTTGGAATTTTACCAGGAATGTTATTATCAAGCTTCGCTTTTTCTGCACTCCATCTTGGTAATTCAGGTATGACTGTTTTAGCATTTATAAATTTAGTATTATTTGGTATTTTTGCAGCCTTAATTTATTATCTTACTGAAAATTTGTGGTTTGTTGGAGGGCTTCATTCTATGTGGAACTTTACACAAGGTAATATATTTGGTTTTGAAGTATCAGGTTATGTTTCAGATACGAGTATATTAAGTAGTAGTATTCCTGAAAATAATACGATTATTACAGGTGGAATTTTTGGAATTGAAGGTTCTATAATACTTACTTTTATATATATTGTATTAATAATTATTTCGGTGAGAATGATTTTAAAAAAATGTGAAAAATATAAATTTATTTTAAATTAA